The Phoenix dactylifera cultivar Barhee BC4 chromosome 9, palm_55x_up_171113_PBpolish2nd_filt_p, whole genome shotgun sequence genome window below encodes:
- the LOC103705684 gene encoding 2,4-dichlorophenol 6-monooxygenase isoform X2: MELFRKVDGLAEDIQKLQPAVDLWRKFIYCTSLSGSILGSVDHMQPQDFDKIVSPVSVAHFSQYKLVRLLLKRLENLGFHTCTPDMLQSLNQDMLWEKKILMGHECISLHPTDQGVMVGASFQKEGKMEERKFHCSILVASDGARSTVRNLVGINMKGEHDLQKLVSIHFMSKDLGQYLLQQRPGMLFFIFNPEAIGVLVAHDLNQGEFVLQVPYYPPQQKFEDFSSKVCKQIIFKLVGWEPVDVEVVDIKPWAMHAEVAEKFVSCNNRVILVGDAAHRFPPAGGFGMNTGIQDAHNLAWKISSLLNNIASPSIIQTYEVERRPIAISNTNLSVQNFKAAMSVPTALGLDPTMANSVHQVINSSIGSILPSSMQKAVLEGIFSIGRSQLSEFFLNEDNPIGSMRLARLRSIFHEGKSLQLQFPAEDLGFCYLEGALVADGGNRTLETEAASGHRSGPRDYIPSAKPGSRLPHMQVRALNASFSKDIFSTLDLIPGDKLEFLLIIAPVEKSYDLARSTLKVAEEFKVSLKVCIIWPEGSSDKQETGSGTKLDPWTNHIDVEEIKRSSSKSWWELCHMTSKGFILVRPDEHIAWRSDSDTLDNIVPEVERVLSLILGVEKSCV; this comes from the exons ATGGAG CTATTTCGCAAGGTGGATGGTCTGGCGGAGGACATCCAAAAGCTGCAGCCAGCAGTGGACTTGTGGAGGAAGTTCATATATTGCACTTCTCTCTCTGGTTCTATTCTTGGGTCGGTGGATCACATGCAACCTCAAG ATTTTGACAAGATAGTTAGCCCTGTATCTGTTGCCCACTTCTCACAGTACAAATTGGTAAGGTTGCTGCTTAAGAGGCTAGAAAATCTTGGCTTTCATACTTGTACTCCTGATATGTTGCAAAGCTTGAACCAAGATATGCTATGGGAAAAGAAGATTTTGATGGGTCATGAGTGCATATCCCTCCATCCCACGGATCAAGGTGTCATGGTGGGAGCTTCTTTTCAAAAGGAAGGGAAGATGGAAGAGAGAAAATTCCATTGCAGCATCCTTGTTGCGTCAGATGGTGCCAGAAGTACAGTTCGAAATCTGGTTGGCATAAATATGAAAGGTGAACATGACTTGCAAAAACTTGTTAGTATCCACTTCATGAGCAAAGATCTTGGCCAATACCTGCTACAGCAGAGACCTGGAATgctcttctttatttttaatccaGAGGCTATTGGTGTTCTTGTTGCACATGATCTCAATCAAGGGGAGTTTGTTCTGCAG GTACCTTACTATCCACCTCAGCAaaaatttgaggatttcagcTCCAAG GTATGCAAGCAAATTATTTTCAAGTTGGTTGGGTGGGAGCCTGTGGATGTAGAAGTTGTAGACATAAAACCATGGGCCATGCATGCGGAAGTTGCTGAGAAGTTTGTTTCATGCAATAACCGGGTGATACTTGTGGGTGATGCTGCTCATCGCTTCCCCCCAGCTGGTGGTTTTG GAATGAATACTGGCATTCAAGATGCACATAATTTAGCATGGAAAATAAGCTCCCTACTAAATAATATAGCCTCACCTTCTATCATTCAGACGTATGAAGTGGAGCGTAGGCCG ATAGCCATttctaatacaaatttaagtgtGCAAAATTTTAAGGCAGCCATGTCAGTTCCAACTGCACTTGGCCTTGACCCAACTATGGCAAACTCAG TGCATCAAGTAATAAATAGCAGCATTGGATCAATTCTGCCTTCTAGCATGCAGAAGGCAGTCTTGGAAGGAATTTTTTCCATAGGCCGGTCCCAACTCTCAGAGTTCTTTCTGAATGAGGACAACCCGATTGGGTCTATGAGGCTGGCAAGATTGAGGAGTATTTTTCATGAGGGAAAGAGTCTTCAACTCCAATTTCCTGCTGAGGATCTTGGTTTCTG TTATCTTGAAGGAGCTCTAGTTGCTGATGGTGGGAATAGAACTCTTGAAACAGAAGCAGCTAGTGGTCACAGGAGTGGGCCAAGGGACTACATCCCCTCTGCTAAACCAGGGTCACGGTTACCACATATGCAAGTTAGAGCACTAAATGCATCATTTAGCAAG GATATCTTCTCCACTTTGGACCTGATACCTGGAGATAAGCTCGAATTCCTTCTCATTATAGCCCCAGTGGAAAAGTCATATGACCTTGCACGTTCTACTCTTAAGGTTGCAGAAGAATTCAAAGTATCTCTTAAGGTATGCATTATTTGGCCCGAAGGTTCATCTGATAAGCAGGAAACTGGCAGTGGAACGAAGTTAGACCCCTGGACAAATCATATAGATGTTGAGGAAATTAAAAGGTCAAGTTCAAAGTCATGGTGGGAGTTGTGTCATATGACAAGCAAGGGGTTCATCTTGGTTCGGCCTGATGAGCACATAGCATGGAGGTCGGACTCTGACACTCTGGACAATATTGTTCCAGAAGTGGAAAGAGTCCTCTCTTTAATATTAGGAGTTGAAAAGAGCTGTGTATAG
- the LOC103705684 gene encoding 2,4-dichlorophenol 6-monooxygenase isoform X1 has product MAGMAAIALRRWMNSRSAYHWRRKGRSFSSFSCTVDSNKDGGREVLHFPVLIVGAGPVGLFLSILLTNLGVDCAVLEKRTVFSQHPQAHFINNRSMELFRKVDGLAEDIQKLQPAVDLWRKFIYCTSLSGSILGSVDHMQPQDFDKIVSPVSVAHFSQYKLVRLLLKRLENLGFHTCTPDMLQSLNQDMLWEKKILMGHECISLHPTDQGVMVGASFQKEGKMEERKFHCSILVASDGARSTVRNLVGINMKGEHDLQKLVSIHFMSKDLGQYLLQQRPGMLFFIFNPEAIGVLVAHDLNQGEFVLQVPYYPPQQKFEDFSSKVCKQIIFKLVGWEPVDVEVVDIKPWAMHAEVAEKFVSCNNRVILVGDAAHRFPPAGGFGMNTGIQDAHNLAWKISSLLNNIASPSIIQTYEVERRPIAISNTNLSVQNFKAAMSVPTALGLDPTMANSVHQVINSSIGSILPSSMQKAVLEGIFSIGRSQLSEFFLNEDNPIGSMRLARLRSIFHEGKSLQLQFPAEDLGFCYLEGALVADGGNRTLETEAASGHRSGPRDYIPSAKPGSRLPHMQVRALNASFSKDIFSTLDLIPGDKLEFLLIIAPVEKSYDLARSTLKVAEEFKVSLKVCIIWPEGSSDKQETGSGTKLDPWTNHIDVEEIKRSSSKSWWELCHMTSKGFILVRPDEHIAWRSDSDTLDNIVPEVERVLSLILGVEKSCV; this is encoded by the exons ATGGCGGGGATGGCCGCTATAGCTCTCAGGAGATGGATGAACTCTCGTTCGGCTTATCATTGGAGAAGAAAGGGCCGAAGCTTCTCATCCTTTTCATGCACCGTTGATTCTAACAAGGATGGCGGGCGGGAAGTGCTTCATTTTCCGGTGTTGATCGTCGGCGCCGGTCCCGTCGGTCTCTTCCTCTCTATACTTCTCACAAATTTAG GGGTCGATTGTGCAGTTTTAGAGAAAAGAACAGTTTTTTCTCAACACCCACAAGCTCACTTTATCAACAATCGATCCATGGAG CTATTTCGCAAGGTGGATGGTCTGGCGGAGGACATCCAAAAGCTGCAGCCAGCAGTGGACTTGTGGAGGAAGTTCATATATTGCACTTCTCTCTCTGGTTCTATTCTTGGGTCGGTGGATCACATGCAACCTCAAG ATTTTGACAAGATAGTTAGCCCTGTATCTGTTGCCCACTTCTCACAGTACAAATTGGTAAGGTTGCTGCTTAAGAGGCTAGAAAATCTTGGCTTTCATACTTGTACTCCTGATATGTTGCAAAGCTTGAACCAAGATATGCTATGGGAAAAGAAGATTTTGATGGGTCATGAGTGCATATCCCTCCATCCCACGGATCAAGGTGTCATGGTGGGAGCTTCTTTTCAAAAGGAAGGGAAGATGGAAGAGAGAAAATTCCATTGCAGCATCCTTGTTGCGTCAGATGGTGCCAGAAGTACAGTTCGAAATCTGGTTGGCATAAATATGAAAGGTGAACATGACTTGCAAAAACTTGTTAGTATCCACTTCATGAGCAAAGATCTTGGCCAATACCTGCTACAGCAGAGACCTGGAATgctcttctttatttttaatccaGAGGCTATTGGTGTTCTTGTTGCACATGATCTCAATCAAGGGGAGTTTGTTCTGCAG GTACCTTACTATCCACCTCAGCAaaaatttgaggatttcagcTCCAAG GTATGCAAGCAAATTATTTTCAAGTTGGTTGGGTGGGAGCCTGTGGATGTAGAAGTTGTAGACATAAAACCATGGGCCATGCATGCGGAAGTTGCTGAGAAGTTTGTTTCATGCAATAACCGGGTGATACTTGTGGGTGATGCTGCTCATCGCTTCCCCCCAGCTGGTGGTTTTG GAATGAATACTGGCATTCAAGATGCACATAATTTAGCATGGAAAATAAGCTCCCTACTAAATAATATAGCCTCACCTTCTATCATTCAGACGTATGAAGTGGAGCGTAGGCCG ATAGCCATttctaatacaaatttaagtgtGCAAAATTTTAAGGCAGCCATGTCAGTTCCAACTGCACTTGGCCTTGACCCAACTATGGCAAACTCAG TGCATCAAGTAATAAATAGCAGCATTGGATCAATTCTGCCTTCTAGCATGCAGAAGGCAGTCTTGGAAGGAATTTTTTCCATAGGCCGGTCCCAACTCTCAGAGTTCTTTCTGAATGAGGACAACCCGATTGGGTCTATGAGGCTGGCAAGATTGAGGAGTATTTTTCATGAGGGAAAGAGTCTTCAACTCCAATTTCCTGCTGAGGATCTTGGTTTCTG TTATCTTGAAGGAGCTCTAGTTGCTGATGGTGGGAATAGAACTCTTGAAACAGAAGCAGCTAGTGGTCACAGGAGTGGGCCAAGGGACTACATCCCCTCTGCTAAACCAGGGTCACGGTTACCACATATGCAAGTTAGAGCACTAAATGCATCATTTAGCAAG GATATCTTCTCCACTTTGGACCTGATACCTGGAGATAAGCTCGAATTCCTTCTCATTATAGCCCCAGTGGAAAAGTCATATGACCTTGCACGTTCTACTCTTAAGGTTGCAGAAGAATTCAAAGTATCTCTTAAGGTATGCATTATTTGGCCCGAAGGTTCATCTGATAAGCAGGAAACTGGCAGTGGAACGAAGTTAGACCCCTGGACAAATCATATAGATGTTGAGGAAATTAAAAGGTCAAGTTCAAAGTCATGGTGGGAGTTGTGTCATATGACAAGCAAGGGGTTCATCTTGGTTCGGCCTGATGAGCACATAGCATGGAGGTCGGACTCTGACACTCTGGACAATATTGTTCCAGAAGTGGAAAGAGTCCTCTCTTTAATATTAGGAGTTGAAAAGAGCTGTGTATAG
- the LOC103705684 gene encoding 2,4-dichlorophenol 6-monooxygenase isoform X3: MVWRRTSKSCSQQWTCGGSSYIALLSLVLFLGRWITCNLKVVLPYFDKIVSPVSVAHFSQYKLVRLLLKRLENLGFHTCTPDMLQSLNQDMLWEKKILMGHECISLHPTDQGVMVGASFQKEGKMEERKFHCSILVASDGARSTVRNLVGINMKGEHDLQKLVSIHFMSKDLGQYLLQQRPGMLFFIFNPEAIGVLVAHDLNQGEFVLQVPYYPPQQKFEDFSSKVCKQIIFKLVGWEPVDVEVVDIKPWAMHAEVAEKFVSCNNRVILVGDAAHRFPPAGGFGMNTGIQDAHNLAWKISSLLNNIASPSIIQTYEVERRPIAISNTNLSVQNFKAAMSVPTALGLDPTMANSVHQVINSSIGSILPSSMQKAVLEGIFSIGRSQLSEFFLNEDNPIGSMRLARLRSIFHEGKSLQLQFPAEDLGFCYLEGALVADGGNRTLETEAASGHRSGPRDYIPSAKPGSRLPHMQVRALNASFSKDIFSTLDLIPGDKLEFLLIIAPVEKSYDLARSTLKVAEEFKVSLKVCIIWPEGSSDKQETGSGTKLDPWTNHIDVEEIKRSSSKSWWELCHMTSKGFILVRPDEHIAWRSDSDTLDNIVPEVERVLSLILGVEKSCV, translated from the exons ATGGTCTGGCGGAGGACATCCAAAAGCTGCAGCCAGCAGTGGACTTGTGGAGGAAGTTCATATATTGCACTTCTCTCTCTGGTTCTATTCTTGGGTCGGTGGATCACATGCAACCTCAAGGTAGTCTTGCCAT ATTTTGACAAGATAGTTAGCCCTGTATCTGTTGCCCACTTCTCACAGTACAAATTGGTAAGGTTGCTGCTTAAGAGGCTAGAAAATCTTGGCTTTCATACTTGTACTCCTGATATGTTGCAAAGCTTGAACCAAGATATGCTATGGGAAAAGAAGATTTTGATGGGTCATGAGTGCATATCCCTCCATCCCACGGATCAAGGTGTCATGGTGGGAGCTTCTTTTCAAAAGGAAGGGAAGATGGAAGAGAGAAAATTCCATTGCAGCATCCTTGTTGCGTCAGATGGTGCCAGAAGTACAGTTCGAAATCTGGTTGGCATAAATATGAAAGGTGAACATGACTTGCAAAAACTTGTTAGTATCCACTTCATGAGCAAAGATCTTGGCCAATACCTGCTACAGCAGAGACCTGGAATgctcttctttatttttaatccaGAGGCTATTGGTGTTCTTGTTGCACATGATCTCAATCAAGGGGAGTTTGTTCTGCAG GTACCTTACTATCCACCTCAGCAaaaatttgaggatttcagcTCCAAG GTATGCAAGCAAATTATTTTCAAGTTGGTTGGGTGGGAGCCTGTGGATGTAGAAGTTGTAGACATAAAACCATGGGCCATGCATGCGGAAGTTGCTGAGAAGTTTGTTTCATGCAATAACCGGGTGATACTTGTGGGTGATGCTGCTCATCGCTTCCCCCCAGCTGGTGGTTTTG GAATGAATACTGGCATTCAAGATGCACATAATTTAGCATGGAAAATAAGCTCCCTACTAAATAATATAGCCTCACCTTCTATCATTCAGACGTATGAAGTGGAGCGTAGGCCG ATAGCCATttctaatacaaatttaagtgtGCAAAATTTTAAGGCAGCCATGTCAGTTCCAACTGCACTTGGCCTTGACCCAACTATGGCAAACTCAG TGCATCAAGTAATAAATAGCAGCATTGGATCAATTCTGCCTTCTAGCATGCAGAAGGCAGTCTTGGAAGGAATTTTTTCCATAGGCCGGTCCCAACTCTCAGAGTTCTTTCTGAATGAGGACAACCCGATTGGGTCTATGAGGCTGGCAAGATTGAGGAGTATTTTTCATGAGGGAAAGAGTCTTCAACTCCAATTTCCTGCTGAGGATCTTGGTTTCTG TTATCTTGAAGGAGCTCTAGTTGCTGATGGTGGGAATAGAACTCTTGAAACAGAAGCAGCTAGTGGTCACAGGAGTGGGCCAAGGGACTACATCCCCTCTGCTAAACCAGGGTCACGGTTACCACATATGCAAGTTAGAGCACTAAATGCATCATTTAGCAAG GATATCTTCTCCACTTTGGACCTGATACCTGGAGATAAGCTCGAATTCCTTCTCATTATAGCCCCAGTGGAAAAGTCATATGACCTTGCACGTTCTACTCTTAAGGTTGCAGAAGAATTCAAAGTATCTCTTAAGGTATGCATTATTTGGCCCGAAGGTTCATCTGATAAGCAGGAAACTGGCAGTGGAACGAAGTTAGACCCCTGGACAAATCATATAGATGTTGAGGAAATTAAAAGGTCAAGTTCAAAGTCATGGTGGGAGTTGTGTCATATGACAAGCAAGGGGTTCATCTTGGTTCGGCCTGATGAGCACATAGCATGGAGGTCGGACTCTGACACTCTGGACAATATTGTTCCAGAAGTGGAAAGAGTCCTCTCTTTAATATTAGGAGTTGAAAAGAGCTGTGTATAG